A genomic window from Triticum urartu cultivar G1812 chromosome 7, Tu2.1, whole genome shotgun sequence includes:
- the LOC125519522 gene encoding putative wall-associated receptor kinase-like 16: MVPNPAYRRWIAQDQAILGAIQSSLTPSVAGMVVFAATSRDAWATLDSSFSSQSLARSSAIRNQLGEVKKHNLYITAYFNKVKSLADTLSSIGKPLRDEEFTSFILNGLDEDYDSLIENINGRDTPMPPRDLYARLLNTEQRLATRRSVGVYTEGPSANAALRGGARGAKKKRRRPRGTNLVHPLPLRHLRRLAASGYTARPVVVGLSVSFAALRDIDECKKPELYPCFGKCTNKDGSFECTCSKGHEGNASKKHGCVMSINTGLIIGLSVSSGPTILILLVTTKIIIRKLKNQKEQKLRQKFFNQNRGQLLQKLVSHRSDIAERMIIPLRELEKATNKFHPTRKLGGGGHGTVYKGILSDLHVVAIKKSNIVVKSEINEFINEVSILSQINHRNIVKLLGCCLETEVPLLAYEFISNGTLCDYLHKKPLRSLPWQEILRIASEIGKALSYLHSGLSVPIIHRDIKSTNILLDDALTVKVCDFGASRYIPRDKATITIAVQGTLGYLDPTYFYCGRLTEKSDVYSFGVILIELLTRKMPIIHRSSSGDGLVAQFVELIAKGKLVDILDPQVMEEGGSQVDVVASLAMSCTKLRAEERPTMRSVEMTLEALQGPKERFRVQDATYERSYSATRYTSPRRRTSLEETSRQYSQEEEFVLSASYPR, translated from the exons ATGGTGCCTAACCCTGCTTATCGTCGGTGGATAGCTCAGGATCAGGCTATTCTGGGTGCTATTCAGTCCTCGCTCACTCCTTCCGTGGCTGGCATGGTGGTCTTTGCCGCGACGTCGAGGGATGCATGGGCTACCCTCGATTCCAGCTTCTCCTCGCAGTCGCTGGCCCGTTCTTCTGCCATTCGTAACCAGCTGGGTGAGGTCAAGAAACATAATCTCTACATCACGGCCTACTTTAACAAGGTCAAAAGTCTGGCTGATACACTGTCGTCTATTGGGAAGCCGCTCCGTGATGAGGAGTTTACTTCATTCATTCTCAATGGGCTTGATGAGGACTATGATTCTCTCATTGAAAACATCAATGGACGTGACACACCGATGCCGCCTCGTGACCTCTACGCACGCCTCCTCAACACCGAACAGCGGCTTGCTACCCGCCGCTCCGTCGGCGTCTATACGGAGGGTCCGTCTGCCAACGCTGCTCTCCGCGGGGGTGCCCGTGGTGCCAAGAAGAAACGCCGTCGTCCGCGGGGAACCAACCTCGTCCACCCGCTCCCGCTGCGCCACCTCCGACGACTGGCCGCAAGCGGCTACACTGCGAGGCCTGTGGTGGTGGGGTTGAGTGTCAGCTTTGCGGCATTGAGGG ATATCGACGAGTGTAAGAAGCCAGAATTATATCCATGCTTTGGCAAGTGTACCAACAAGGATGGATCTTTCGAGTGCACATGCTCAAAAGGACACGAAGGAAATGCCAGCAAAAAGCATGGTTGTGTCATGTCTATAAACACAG GTTTAATCATTGGCCTATCAGTTTCTAGTGGCCCAACTATTCTAATTTTGCTTGTCACCACAAAGATAATAATCCGCAAGCTTAAGAATCAAAAGGAACAAAAGTTGAGACAAAAGTTCTTCAATCAAAATCGTGGACAATTGTTGCAAAAATTGGTATCTCATAGGTCAGATATTGCGGAGCGGATGATCATCCCTTTAAGGGAGCTAGAAAAAGCCACAAACAAGTTTCATCCAACTCGTAAGCTTGGTGGTGGAGGGCATGGTACCGTATATAAAGGAATTTTATCAGACTTGCATGTTGTTGCAATCAAGAAGTCAAATATTGTGGTCAAGAGTGAGATTAACGAGTTTATAAATGAAGTATCCATACTCTCACAAATCAATCATAGGAACATTGTAAAGCTTCTTGGATGTTGTCTCGAGACAGAAGTCCCTTTGTTGGCTTATGAGTTCATTTCCAATGGTACCCTATGCGATTATCTTCACAAGAAACCACTAAGATCACTACCTTGGCAAGAAATATTAAGGATTGCATCAGAAATTGGCAAAGCCCTTTCTTACCTTCATTCGGGCCTTTCTGTCCCCATAATACACAGAGATATCAAGTCCACCAATATACTTCTTGATGATGCTTTGACAGTGAAGGTGTGTGACTTTGGAGCTTCAAGGTACATTCCTAGAGATAAAGCAACAATTACAATAGCGGTGCAGGGAACGTTAGGATATTTAGATCCTACGTACTTTTATTGTGGCAGGCTAACAGAAAAAAGTGATGTTTATAGCTTTGGAGTTATTCTCATTGAGTTGCTTACGAGGAAGATGCCaattatacatagatcatcctcAGGTGATGGGCTAGTCGCACAATTTGTTGAACTAATTGCAAAAGGAAAATTGGTAGACATACTAGATCCACAGGTAATGGAGGAGGGAGGTAGCCAAGTTGACGTGGTAGCTTCTCTAGCTATGTCGTGCACAAAGCTAAGGGCAGAAGAGCGACCAACCATGAGGTCAGTGGAGATGACACTAGAAGCACTTCAAGGACCCAAAGAGCGTTTTCGGGTTCAGGATGCAACATATGAGAGGAGTTATTCAGCAACAAGGTatacatcaccaagaagaaggaCAAGCTTAGAGGAAACGAGCAGACAATATAGTCAAGAAGAAGAGTTTGTGTTGTCCGCGAGCTACCCTCGATAG